In Chitinophagaceae bacterium, the genomic window AATCCACTGCAATGGACAGTACACAAACAAGATTGTAAGAGGTAAATTGTGTACCATCAAACCTAGCAAGGTAACTATAATCACCATCAGTATTGCCCATCCACAAATCACCCTGATGATCCAAAGCAAGGGAGAAAACAGCATTATATGGAAGGCCTGAATTTGCATGATTAAAGAAGGAGGTTTCGCCGGTATTCTTATTAATCTTTACCAGTCCTCCACCATATGTTGCCACCCAAACCGAACTGTCCTGTGCTGCTATTGATGTTACATAGTTCCCATTCGTATAGTTAATCCATTCCGGATTTTGTGCGAATGAATTTGCGATAGTTATTAAGATAAGAGAAAAGAGAAAGAAGACTGATCGTGAATATCTGTTCATAGCATTCGTTTTTATTTTGCGTGAATTATTTTTTGCGCAGAAGAAATTTCATTCACCGTAAGTTTCACCAAATAAATTCCTTCACTGTTCCCACTGAATAAGTATTGATGTTTTCCCTCTGTTTGATTCTGATTCTGCAAAATGGTTTTTACTTTTTGTCCGAGAAGGTTAAATACCTCAAGGGTAACGTCTGCATTCTTTTCGAGAAATATACAGACAGTAGTGGATTGTTGAAATGGGTTGGGAAAAACTTTCAAGTTGAATTTTTTGATAGCAGGAATACTATTATCAACACTCACGATTCCTCCTTCTTGAAACTCGGACAATCCGTTCTCGGTGCCCATCCATAAATTACCGGAATAATCTTTGGCAACAGCATAAACATGGTTATCTCATCTACAATAA contains:
- a CDS encoding T9SS type A sorting domain-containing protein — protein: MKVFPNPFQQSTTVCIFLEKNADVTLEVFNLLGQKVKTILQNQNQTEGKHQYLFSGNSEGIYLVKLTVNEISSAQKIIHAK